One segment of Trachemys scripta elegans isolate TJP31775 chromosome 1, CAS_Tse_1.0, whole genome shotgun sequence DNA contains the following:
- the NUAK1 gene encoding NUAK family SNF1-like kinase 1 isoform X3, with protein sequence MVHIRREIEIMSSLSHPHIITIFEVFENKDKIVIIMEYASKGELYDYISERRRLSERETRHFFRQIVSAVHYCHKNGVVHRDLKLENILLDDNFNIKIADFGLSNLYHKDKFLQTFCGSPLYASPEIVNGRPYRGPEVDSWALGVLLYTLVYGTMPFDGFDHKNLIRQISSGEYREPTQPSDARGLIRWMLMVNPERRATIEDIANHWWVNWGYKSSVCDCDALRESESPLLARFIDWHHRSTGLQPETDTKMKCLSKPKGSEVTLERQRSLKKSKKENDIVQSIQEGGAENASKPTSKRPKGILKKRSNSEHRSHSAGFIEGVVNPALPSAFKIEQELCRTGVVIKSAMEGEIASKYGTKASSLMPKKGILKKTQQRESGYYSSPERSESSELLDNKDETENSDTSPGITETSRIGSHSHSYRRKGILKHNSKYSTSSIDSALVSPETPMVEAMEEGVLPGDRLSRSYSRPSSVISDDSILSSDSFDLLDLQESRPNRQRIRSCVSAENFLQIQDFEGLQNRPRPQHLKRYRNRLGDSSFSLLTDMDDVTQVYKKALEICNKLN encoded by the exons ATGGTTCACATCAGACGGGAGATTGAAATCATGTCATCCCTCAGCCATCCTCATATCATCACTATATTTGAAG TGTTTGAAAATAAAGATAAGATTGTGATAATCATGGAGTATGCAAGCAAAGGGGAGTTGTATGATTACATCAGCGAGAGGCGGAGGCTGAGCGAGAGGGAGACGAGACACTTCTTCCGGCAGATTGTCTCCGCTGTACATTACTGTCACAAG aaTGGTGTTGTCCATAGGGATTTAAAACTGGAAAACATCCTTCTTGACGACAATTTTAACATTAAG ATTGCAGACTTTGGTCTTTCCAACCTCTATCACAAAGACAAGTTTCTGCAGACCTTTTGTGGGAGCCCACTGTATGCTTCCCCAGAAATTGTTAATGGAAGACCCTATCGAGGCCCAGAG GTCGACAGCTGGGCCCTTGGTGTATTGCTTTACACTCTGGTTTATGGAACGATGCCCTTTGATGGCTTTGATCACAAAAATCTGATCAGGCAGATCAGCAGCGGAGAATATCGTGAGCCAACACAGCCCTCAG ATGCTCGTGGTCTGATCAGGTGGATGCTGATGGTGAATCCTGAGCGCCGAGCAACCATCGAAGACATAGCCAATCACTGGTGGGTTAATTGGGGCTACAAGAGCAGCGTTTGTGACTGTGATGCCTTGAGAGAATCAGAGTCCCCGCTGCTGGCTAGGTTTATTGATTGGCATCACCGTTCGACGGGTCTCCAGCCAGAGACTGATACCAAAATGAAGTGCCTTTCCAAACCCAAAGGTTCCGAAGTTACACTGGAGCGACAGAGGTCCCTGAAAAAATCAAAGAAGGAAAATGACATTGTGCAATCGATCCAGGAAGGAGGGGCTGAGAATGCATCCAAACCAACCTCCAAGAGGCCCAAAGGAATCTTGAAGAAAAGGAGCAACAGTGAGCATCGGTCTCACAGTGCAGGATTCATTGAAGGAGTGGTCAACCCAGCCTTACCCTCCGCTTTTAAGATAGAGCAAGAACTGTGTAGGACTGGTGTTGTCATTAAGAGTGCCATGGAGGGAGAAATAGCAAGCAAATACGGCACTAAAGCGTCTTCCCTCATGCCAAAAAAAGGAATCTTAAAGAAGACTCAGCAGAGAGAGTCTGGCTACTACTCTTCTCCAGAACGAAGTGAATCTTCTGAATTGTTGGACAATAAGGATGAGACAGAAAACAGTGACACTTCCCCAGGCATCACTGAAACATCAAGAATTGGGTCTCATAGCCATTCCTATAGACGTAAGGGCATCTTAAAACACAACAGCAAGTATTCCACCAGCAGCATTGACTCTGCTTTGGTCAGTCCTGAAACACCGATGGTGGAAGCCATGGAAGAAGGGGTCCTGCCTGGTGATAGATTATCTCGAAGTTACAGTCGCCCTTCTAGTGTGATTAGTGATGACAGTATTTTGTCCAGTGACTCCTTTGACTTGCTAGATTTGCAAGAGAGCAGGCCAAACAGGCAAAGGATACGGAGCTGTGTCTCTGCTGAAAACTTCCTCCAGATCCAAGATTTTGAAGGACTCCAGAACCGCCCACGCCCACAGCATTTGAAACGTTATCGAAATCGGCTGGGGGACAGCAGTTTTTCCCTTCTCACGGACATGGATGATGTGACTCAGGTCTACAAGAAAGCTCTGGAGATCTGCAACAAGCTCAACTAG